The window CGACAAGCGCCAGGTACAGACCATGATCGCGCGCGTCCTCGGTCTGGACGAGGCCCCGAAGCCGGCCGACGCCGCCGACGCGCTCGCGCTGGCCGTGTGCCATGCCTGGAGGCTCGGATCACCTGACGTCGCCGGCGAGCGTGCCACGAACCTCACCCCGGCACAGCGCGCCTGGCGCGATGCACAGGGCGGCAACGTCGACTCCCCGCTCGCCCGTGCGGCCGCTGCCGCGGCACGACCGCGTGGCTCGTCGGCCGCGTCGGTGGGCAGCCGTAGGCTCGGGGCATGATCGCGAGTCTCCGGGGTACCTGCATCGACATCGCCGGTTCCGCCGTGGTGATCGAGGCCGGGGGAGTCGGGTACGCCGTCACCGTGACCCCGGCCCACGCGCTGACGATGCGCCACGGGGCCGAGGTGTTCGTCCGCACGGCGATGATCGTGCGCGAGGACGAGCACCTGCTCTTCGGCTTCGAGTCGACCGACGCCCTCCAGGTCTTCGACCTGCTGCGCAGCGTCACGGGCGTCGGGCCGAAGTCCGCGATGGGCGTCCTCGCCCACATGGACCCGTCGCAGGTCGCCAACGCCGTCGCGAAGGACGACGACGGTGCCTTCCGCAAGGTCTCCGGCATCGGCCCGAAGACCGCGAAGCTCATCATCCTCGCGCTCACCGGCAAGCTCGCCGCGTTCGAGCAGGCCGCCGTCGTCACCGCCGGTCGGGGTACCGCCGCGCACCCGGCAGCCACCGACGTCGTCTCCGCACTGATCGGCCTCGGCTGGCGCGAGGACGCCGCCCAGACCGCCGTCGACGAGACCGTCGCGAACGAGCCCGGGGCCGCGGCCATGGGCACGCAGGCGCTGCTCCGCGCCGCGCTCGGTGCGCTCCGGCCCGCCGGTGCCGGTCGATGAGCGGCATCACGTCAGCCGGAGCCGAGTCGCAGGAGGAACTCGCCTTCGAGGGGGCCCTCCGTCCGCGGTCGCTCGACGAGTTCGTCGGGCAGCGGAAGGTGCGCGGGCAGCTCGACCTGCTGCTCAAGGCCGCCGGCATGCAGGACCGCACCCCGGACCACATCCTGATGGCGGGTCCTCCCGGCCTCGGCAAGACCACACTCGCGATGATCGTCGCGCACGAGACCGGTCGTCCCCTGCGGATGTCGAGCGGGCCCGCGATCCAGCACGCCGGCGACCTCGCGGCCGTGCTGTCCTCACTCGTGCCGGGCGAGGTCCTGTTCATCGACGAGATCCACCGGATGGCACGCTCGGCAGAGGAGATGCTCTACCTGGCGATGGAGGACTTCCGGATCGACGTCATGGTCGGCAAGGGCGCCGGCGCGACGAGCATCCCGCTCGACCTCGCACCGTTCACCCTGGTCGGCGCCACCACCCGCGCCGGCCTGCTGCCGAACCCGCTCCGTGACCGCTTCGGCTTCACGGCGCACCTCGAGTTCTACGAGAAGGACGAGCTCGAGCAGGTCCTGATCCGCGCCGCCCACCTGCTCGAACTCGACATCGACCGGTCCGCGCTGCGCGAGATCGCCGGGCGCTCCCGCGGCACCCCGCGCATCGCGAACCGGCTGCTCCGCCGGGTCCGTGACTACGCCCTCGTGCACCGCACCACCGACGGCATGGCTGCCGTCCAGGGCGCGCTCGACCTCTACGACGTCGACGAGCTCGGCCTCGACCGCCTCGACCGCGCCGTGGTCGAGATCATGCTGACCCGCTTCGACGGCGGACCGGTGGGACTGAACACCCTCGCGGTGTCGGTCGGCGAAGAGTCCGAGACCATCGAGTCGGTCGTCGAACCCTTCCTCGTCCGGGTCGGTCTGGTCACGCGCACCCCGCGCGGCCGCATCGCGACACCGGTCGCGTGGCGGCACCTCGGCCTCACCCCGGGGCAGGGCGTCGGACCGCTCCCGGGACTGTTCGACGACTCCGACACCACCGACTAGCGGCCGATCGGTCGGGTGACATGCCACGCACAGTGGCGTGCCCTAGACTGCTACGGCCCGAAACCGAGCAACCAGAGAAGGCAACTGCATCATGGGTCAAGAAGTCATCCTCATCGTCATCGTCGTGGCGTTCGCGGCCTTCATGTTCTACAACAGCCGCAAGCGCAAGAAGCAGCAGGGCGAGCTCGCCACCAAGATGGTGCCGGGTGCTCGCGTGATGCTGTCCTTCGGCCTCTACGGCACGCTCCTCTCGGTCGACGACGAGAAGGTCACCGCCGACGTCGAGATCGCACCGGGCACGGTCGTCACGGTGCACCGTCAGACCCTGTCGCGCGTCGTCGACGACAACGCCTCGGACATCGAGACCACCGCGACGCCGGAGGACGAGGCCAAGCCCGTCGCCGAACTCAACGGGGAGCCGGTCTACGGCGAGCGGGTCGACAACGACCGCCTCGACGAGACCGACGCCACGAAGCGCAAGTCCGACGACTGACGCCCTCGGCCGCCGGGTCGTCTGACCCGGCGGCTTCCCTCTGCCGTCGCGCGTGAGTGCCGATGGTCCTGAACAGAAAGACGAGACGACCGGTGGCACGATCGACACCCGTCAAGAAGGCGCTGCGCTCGCTCACCTGGTTGGTGATCCTGATGGCGATCCTCGCCGGCCTGAACACCGCCGCGTCGATCCTCGCCGGCAGCTCGAAGGACGACACGGACGAGTGGTACCAGGGCGCGAGCTGGGTCCCTGAGCTCGCACTGGACCTGCAGGGCGGCACGCAGCTGACCCTGGCGGCACAGAACACCGAGGGCGACTCGGTCACCTCGCAGCAGCTGCAGCAGGCGGTGGAGATCATCCGCCAGCGCATCAACGCCACCGGCGTCTCCGAGACCGAGATCAACACGCAGGGTGCGAACAACATCGTCGTGTCGATCCCCGGTCGGCCCGACAAGGCCACGATCGACCGCATCGAGGCAGCGGCGAAGCTGACGTTCCGCCCGGTGCTGTTCACCGAGGCCGCGACGAACTCCGCCGTCGGTGACGACGGGAAGTCCACCGCTTCGCCGACGCCGTACTCGCCGCCCGCCTCGCTCGCGGCAACGCCGAGCGCGAAGCCGACGAACGGCAGCGACGTCAACTGGGTGACCCCGGCGCTGCAGGACCTCTACACGAACTACAACTGCGCGGCTCCGGACGACGTCACCACGGCTCCGGACGACGAGCCCCTCGTCACCTGTGACGCCGACGGTGCCGCGAAGTACATCCTCGGCCCGGTCGAGGTCTCGGGTGCGAACATCAGCAACGCCACCTCGGGTCTCGCCACCGACTCGCAGGGCACCTCGACGGGCCAGTGGGCCGTCAACCTGACCTTCGACGGACAGGGCACGAAGGACTTCCGCACCGTCACGAACCGTCTCGTGTCGCTGCAGGCGCCGCAGAACCAGTTCGCGATCGTGCTGGACGGCTCGGTCATCACGGCCCCGTCCACGAACTCCGCCATCACCAACGGCAAGGCGCAGATCACCGGTTCGTTCACGGCCGAGTCGTCGAAGACCCTCGCCGACCAGCTCAAGTACGGCGCGCTGCCGATCAACTTCCAGGTGCAGTCGAACGAGAACATCTCGGCGACGCTCGGCACCGCCCAGCTCATCGGTGGTCTCGTCGCGGGCCTGATCGGGCTCGTCCTGGTGATCATCTACTCCGTCATCCAGTACCGGGCGCTCGCGTTCGTCACGGTGCTGTCACTCGGGGTCGCCGCGGTGCTGACCTACCTGGTCATCGCGATCATGTCCTGGCGCGTCGACTACCGCCTGTCGTTGGCGGGTGTGGCGGGTCTGATCGTCGCGATCGGCATCACGGCGGACTCGTTCATCGTGTACTTCGAACGCATCCGTGACGAACTCCGCGACGGCCGTGCCCTCGAGAGCGCGGTCGAGTCCGGCTGGAAGCGCGCACTCCGCACGATCCTGGCGTCCGACGCGGTGAACTTGCTCGCAGCCGTCACCCTGTACGTGCTCGCCGTCGCCGACGTGAAGGGCTTCGCGTTCACGCTGCTCCTCACGACGCTGATCGACATCGTGGTGGTCGCGCTCTTCACCCACCCGATGATGCAGCTCATCTCCCGCAGCCGGTTCTTCGGCGAGGGGCACAGGTTCAGCGGGCTCGACCCGGCGGCGCTCGGTGCGGTCTACAAGGGGCGCGCGCAGTTCCGCGCTCCCGTGGTGGACGGCAAGCGCCAGCGCAGCGCCGGTGAGGCGCAGCGCCGACAGACGATCGCGGAGCGGAAGGCCCAGCAGGCCTCCGGCGACAACGGCTCCACGCCGGACGGGAAGGACGACTGATGGCCAGCTTCAGCCAGTTCGGCAGCGACCTCTACACGGGCAAGCGGTCGTACGACATCATCGGACGACGCAAGACCTGGTACCTCATCGCGCTCATCATGATCGTGATCTCGCTCGCCACCCCGTGGCTGCGCGGCGGGTACCAGCTCGGCATCGAGTTCACCGGCGGCTCCGAGTTCACCCTGTCGGACGTCAAGAACACCGACCAGAGCATCGCGACCGACACCGTCGAGCGGGTCGTCTCGGACGAGATCCCGCGCGTCTCCCAGCTCGGGACGCACGGCATCCGCGTGCAGACCGGCCAGCTCACCGACCGCCAGACGACCGAGGTGCAGGACGCCCTGGCCGAGGCGTACGACGTGCCGGAGAGCCAGGTCGCCGCGACCTTCATCGGTGCCACGTGGGGTGCCGACGTGCTGGCCCAGGCCATCCGCGGTCTGGTGATCTTCCTCGCCCTGGCCGCCGTGTTCATGACGCTGTACTTCCGCACCTGGAAGATGTCGCTGTCCGCGATGGCGGCCCTGCTGCACGACCTGCTGATCACGGCGGGCGTCTACGGCATCGTCGGGCTCGAGGTCACGCCCGCAGCCGTGATCGGATTCCTGACGATCCTCGGCTACTCGCTCTACGACACCGTGGTGGTGTTCGACAAGGTGCGCGAGAACACCGCGCAGGAGTCGATCCGGACCTTCAAGCAGTCCGTGAACCTCGCGGTGAACCAGACGCTCGTCCGCTCGATCAACACCTCGGTCGTGGCACTGCTGCCCGTCGCGGCGATCCTGTTCATCGGGTCGTACGTGCTCGGCGCGGGGACCCTCCGCGACATCTCGCTCGCACTGTTCATCGGCATCATCGTCGGGACCTACTCGACGATCTTCATCGCGTCGCCGATGTACGCCCACCTGCGCGAGAACGAGCCGAAGATCAAGCAGGCCGACGCGAAGAAGACCGAAGCGGCGGCCAAGCGCCAGCGCGAGGTCGACGCCGCGGCCACGGCGGACGTCTGATGCCGATCGAGATCACCGAGGTCGACGTCGCGGAGGCGCGACGTCGACTGGCGTCCGGCGCACGACTGTTCGACGTCCGTGAGCAGGGGGAGTGGGACGAGGTCCACGCGCCGCAGGCCACGCTCGTGCCGATGTCCGAGCTGGTGAACCGGTGGCAGGAGATCGACGGCGGCGACGAGCCGGCGATCATCGTCTGCCACTCGGGCGCCCGCTCGTCACGCGTGGTCGCAGCCCTCGAGCAGTCCGGCGTCTCCGCGGTCAACCTGACCGGCGGCATGGTCGCCTGGGAGCAGTCCGGCGCCCCGGTGGTCCGCGACGCCCAGGGCGAACCGGGTCACGAGCACTGACCGGACGCGCGTAGTGTTGTCGGATCGAGCTCGGATCGAGCTCTCGGACCGAGTCCTGGGAGGCGCATCATGACGGACACCCGCGAAGAGCCGTCTGCGCCGAGTCGCCCCGGCTCCGCACAGCGCCCGACCAGCCCCCTCGGCCCGAACACGACGGGCAACCTCGGTTCCCTCCGCTCGCTGCTCCCGCGCCTGTTCTCGCGTGCCCAGCCTGCAGGTGCCGTGGACACCCTGATCCGCACGGTGCGGTCGCACCACCCGAAGGCCGACGTCACCCTCATCGAGCGCGCCTACTCGGTCGCCGAGCGCGCGCACGACGGTCAGAAGCGCAAGTCCGGCGAGCCGTACATCACGCACCCGGTCGCCGTCGCCCAGATCCTCGCCGACCTCGGCATCGGGCCGATCACGATCGCTGCGGCGCTGCTGCACGACACCGTCGAGGACACCGACTACCAGCTCGACCAGCTGCAGGTCGACTTCGGCGACGAGATCGCCATGCTCGTCGACGGCGTCACGAAGCTCGACAAGGTCAAGTACGGCGACAGCGCCCAGGCCGAGACCGTCCGCAAGATGGTCATCGCGATGTCGAAGGACATCCGCGTGCTCGTCATCAAGCTCGCCGACCGACTGCACAACGCCCGCACCTGGGGCTTCGTCGAGTCCACCTCCGCCACCCGCAAGGCGAAGGAGACGCTCGAGATCTACGCGCCCCTCGCGCACCGGCTCGGCATCCAGATGATCAAGCTCGAGCTCGAGGACCTGTCGTTCGCGGTCCTGCACCCGAAGCTCTACGTCGAGATCGACAGCCTGGTCAAGGAACGGCAGCCGAAGCGCGAGCAGTTCGTCCAGAACGTCATCGGCACCCTCAAGAAGGACCTGAAGGCCGCGAAGGTCCGCGGCGAGGTCATGGGGCGGCCGAAGCAGTACTACTCGATCTACCAGAAGATGATCGTGCGGGGTCGCGAGTTCGACGAGATCTACGACCTCGTCGGCATCCGGGTGCTCGTGCCGACGGTGCGCGACTGCTACGCGATGCTCGGCTCGGTGCACGCCCGGTGGACGCCGCTGCCCGGCCGGTTCAAGGACTACATCGCGACGCCGAAGTTCAACCTGTACCAGTCGCTGCACACCAGCGTGCTCGGGCCGCAGGGGCGCCCCGTCGAGATCCAGATCCGCACGCACGAGATGCACCAGCGTGCCGAGTTCGGTGTCGCCGCGCACTGGAAGTACAAGCAGCGCGCCGCCGGCCGCGACGTCGGCACCTCGTCGACCACCGACGACCAGGACATGGCGTGGCTCGCCCACATCACCGACTGGCAGGCGGAGACGAGTGACCCGGGGGAGTTCCTCGACTCCCTCCGCTACGAGATCGGCGCGAAGGAGACCTACGTCTTCACGCCGCAGGGCAAGGTCATCGGACTCCCCGCCGGCGCCACCCCGGTCGACTTCGCGTACGCGGTCCACACCGAGGTCGGGCACCGCACCATGGGCGCCAAGGTCAACGGTCGACTGGTGCCGCTCGAGAGTTCGCTGTCGAGCGGTGACGTCGTCGAGATCTTCACGTCGAAGAACCCCGACTCCGGCCCGTCGCAGGACTGGCTGAAGTTCGTCAAGAGCCCGCGGGCCCGCAACAAGATCAAGCAGTGGTTCACCAAGGAGCGTCGCGAAGAGGCGGTCGAGCAGGGGCGCGACGCAATCGCCCGCGCCGTGCGCAAGCAGAACCTGCCGCTCCAGCGGATCATGAGCCAGGACACCATCGCCGAGGTCGCCTCGTCGATGCGGTACGACGACGTCTCGGCCCTGTACGCCGCGGTCGGCGAAGGGCACGTGTCGACCCAGTCGGTCATCGAGAAGGTCCTGGGCAGCGTCCAGAGCGACACCGAGACCGACGAGCCGGAGCTCACGTTCCCCCGCCAGGTCACGAGCCGCCAGCTCCGCACGAGTGACAGCGGCGTGCTGGTGCGCGGTGCGCCGGACATCCTCGTGAAGCTCGCGAAGTGCTGCACCCCGGTGCCGGGCGACCAGATCGTCGGGTTCATCACCCGAGGCCAGGGCGTCTCGGTGCACCAGTCGTCGTGCACGAACGTCAAGTCCCTGATGAACGAGCCGGACCGGATGATCGAGGTCGAGTGGGCGCCGTCGTCGAAGTCGGTGTTCCTCGTCCAGATCCAGATCGAGGCGCTCGACCGGTCGGGCCTGCTGAGCGACGTCACCCGGGTGCTCACCGACCACCACGTCAACATCCTGTCGGCGACGGTCTCGACCTCGTCCGACCGGTTGGCGCTCAGTCGGTTCGTGTTCGAGATGGGCGACACCATCCACCTCGACCGGGTGCTGAACGCGGTCCGACGCATCGACGCCGTCTACGACGTCTACCGCGTCAGCGCGGGCTGAGCGATCGGGCAGACCCGTCAGCGCCGGCTGACCGGGCGGGCGGACCCGTCACCGCGGGCTGAGCCGACAGTCCGACCGGTCACCGCTCGCTGAGCAGCGCGCGCAGACGACGTTCGGCCTGGCGCACCATCGGGATGGTCCCGAGGGCGCTCAGGCGCTCCCGCAACTCGTCGCCTGTCACCGCACCGATCGCGAGCAACCCGGCGACGGCGTCGATGCGCAACGGGTTCGTCGGCCCGGGCGTGCGCAGCAGGTCGACCGCGGTGCGCGCCGGTGTCGTCACCGTGGTCTGCGCCGATCCCAGCCGGACCACGTCGACGGGCTCGAGCGCCACCTCGCGCAGGTGCAGGGCCGGCCCGGCGGCGATGCGCAGCTGCGGCGGGACGCTCGCCTCGAACGGGTCCGGCGGACGGGACGTCGCGCCCCAGATCCACGCGGCGGTGCGGCCGGCGGCGACCAGCCGGGCATCGCCGAGGACCCAGGCGGCTGCGGTCGCTCGGAGCGCCGGGTCCTGCGGGGTCGCGGGTGAGGCCCAGCACGGCCCGACGGGGACCAGCTCCCCGGCCAGTACCGCTGCGCGCAGTTCCGCCTCGGGCCAGTCGTCCGTGGTCAGGAGACGGGAACCGGGCACCTCGTCATCCTGCCGGACACCGGCGCCCCGCCGACACCCCCTGTGGACAGCCAGGACAACCCGGACGCTCGGACGCCCAGCGCCCGGACACCCCGGACGCCGGCGTCAGTTTCAGCGCAGGACGTCGGCGCGGTGCACCAGCGCGGCGGCCCCGATGAGCGGGCCGTCCTGCGACAGCGCCGTCGGCACGATGCGCACC of the Curtobacterium sp. TC1 genome contains:
- the ruvA gene encoding Holliday junction branch migration protein RuvA, producing the protein MIASLRGTCIDIAGSAVVIEAGGVGYAVTVTPAHALTMRHGAEVFVRTAMIVREDEHLLFGFESTDALQVFDLLRSVTGVGPKSAMGVLAHMDPSQVANAVAKDDDGAFRKVSGIGPKTAKLIILALTGKLAAFEQAAVVTAGRGTAAHPAATDVVSALIGLGWREDAAQTAVDETVANEPGAAAMGTQALLRAALGALRPAGAGR
- the ruvB gene encoding Holliday junction branch migration DNA helicase RuvB, translating into MSGITSAGAESQEELAFEGALRPRSLDEFVGQRKVRGQLDLLLKAAGMQDRTPDHILMAGPPGLGKTTLAMIVAHETGRPLRMSSGPAIQHAGDLAAVLSSLVPGEVLFIDEIHRMARSAEEMLYLAMEDFRIDVMVGKGAGATSIPLDLAPFTLVGATTRAGLLPNPLRDRFGFTAHLEFYEKDELEQVLIRAAHLLELDIDRSALREIAGRSRGTPRIANRLLRRVRDYALVHRTTDGMAAVQGALDLYDVDELGLDRLDRAVVEIMLTRFDGGPVGLNTLAVSVGEESETIESVVEPFLVRVGLVTRTPRGRIATPVAWRHLGLTPGQGVGPLPGLFDDSDTTD
- the yajC gene encoding preprotein translocase subunit YajC yields the protein MGQEVILIVIVVAFAAFMFYNSRKRKKQQGELATKMVPGARVMLSFGLYGTLLSVDDEKVTADVEIAPGTVVTVHRQTLSRVVDDNASDIETTATPEDEAKPVAELNGEPVYGERVDNDRLDETDATKRKSDD
- the secD gene encoding protein translocase subunit SecD, which codes for MARSTPVKKALRSLTWLVILMAILAGLNTAASILAGSSKDDTDEWYQGASWVPELALDLQGGTQLTLAAQNTEGDSVTSQQLQQAVEIIRQRINATGVSETEINTQGANNIVVSIPGRPDKATIDRIEAAAKLTFRPVLFTEAATNSAVGDDGKSTASPTPYSPPASLAATPSAKPTNGSDVNWVTPALQDLYTNYNCAAPDDVTTAPDDEPLVTCDADGAAKYILGPVEVSGANISNATSGLATDSQGTSTGQWAVNLTFDGQGTKDFRTVTNRLVSLQAPQNQFAIVLDGSVITAPSTNSAITNGKAQITGSFTAESSKTLADQLKYGALPINFQVQSNENISATLGTAQLIGGLVAGLIGLVLVIIYSVIQYRALAFVTVLSLGVAAVLTYLVIAIMSWRVDYRLSLAGVAGLIVAIGITADSFIVYFERIRDELRDGRALESAVESGWKRALRTILASDAVNLLAAVTLYVLAVADVKGFAFTLLLTTLIDIVVVALFTHPMMQLISRSRFFGEGHRFSGLDPAALGAVYKGRAQFRAPVVDGKRQRSAGEAQRRQTIAERKAQQASGDNGSTPDGKDD
- the secF gene encoding protein translocase subunit SecF, which codes for MASFSQFGSDLYTGKRSYDIIGRRKTWYLIALIMIVISLATPWLRGGYQLGIEFTGGSEFTLSDVKNTDQSIATDTVERVVSDEIPRVSQLGTHGIRVQTGQLTDRQTTEVQDALAEAYDVPESQVAATFIGATWGADVLAQAIRGLVIFLALAAVFMTLYFRTWKMSLSAMAALLHDLLITAGVYGIVGLEVTPAAVIGFLTILGYSLYDTVVVFDKVRENTAQESIRTFKQSVNLAVNQTLVRSINTSVVALLPVAAILFIGSYVLGAGTLRDISLALFIGIIVGTYSTIFIASPMYAHLRENEPKIKQADAKKTEAAAKRQREVDAAATADV
- a CDS encoding rhodanese-like domain-containing protein, whose product is MPIEITEVDVAEARRRLASGARLFDVREQGEWDEVHAPQATLVPMSELVNRWQEIDGGDEPAIIVCHSGARSSRVVAALEQSGVSAVNLTGGMVAWEQSGAPVVRDAQGEPGHEH
- a CDS encoding RelA/SpoT family protein, which codes for MTDTREEPSAPSRPGSAQRPTSPLGPNTTGNLGSLRSLLPRLFSRAQPAGAVDTLIRTVRSHHPKADVTLIERAYSVAERAHDGQKRKSGEPYITHPVAVAQILADLGIGPITIAAALLHDTVEDTDYQLDQLQVDFGDEIAMLVDGVTKLDKVKYGDSAQAETVRKMVIAMSKDIRVLVIKLADRLHNARTWGFVESTSATRKAKETLEIYAPLAHRLGIQMIKLELEDLSFAVLHPKLYVEIDSLVKERQPKREQFVQNVIGTLKKDLKAAKVRGEVMGRPKQYYSIYQKMIVRGREFDEIYDLVGIRVLVPTVRDCYAMLGSVHARWTPLPGRFKDYIATPKFNLYQSLHTSVLGPQGRPVEIQIRTHEMHQRAEFGVAAHWKYKQRAAGRDVGTSSTTDDQDMAWLAHITDWQAETSDPGEFLDSLRYEIGAKETYVFTPQGKVIGLPAGATPVDFAYAVHTEVGHRTMGAKVNGRLVPLESSLSSGDVVEIFTSKNPDSGPSQDWLKFVKSPRARNKIKQWFTKERREEAVEQGRDAIARAVRKQNLPLQRIMSQDTIAEVASSMRYDDVSALYAAVGEGHVSTQSVIEKVLGSVQSDTETDEPELTFPRQVTSRQLRTSDSGVLVRGAPDILVKLAKCCTPVPGDQIVGFITRGQGVSVHQSSCTNVKSLMNEPDRMIEVEWAPSSKSVFLVQIQIEALDRSGLLSDVTRVLTDHHVNILSATVSTSSDRLALSRFVFEMGDTIHLDRVLNAVRRIDAVYDVYRVSAG
- a CDS encoding type IV toxin-antitoxin system AbiEi family antitoxin, producing the protein MPGSRLLTTDDWPEAELRAAVLAGELVPVGPCWASPATPQDPALRATAAAWVLGDARLVAAGRTAAWIWGATSRPPDPFEASVPPQLRIAAGPALHLREVALEPVDVVRLGSAQTTVTTPARTAVDLLRTPGPTNPLRIDAVAGLLAIGAVTGDELRERLSALGTIPMVRQAERRLRALLSER